In Onychostoma macrolepis isolate SWU-2019 chromosome 04, ASM1243209v1, whole genome shotgun sequence, one DNA window encodes the following:
- the nup50 gene encoding nuclear pore complex protein Nup50, translated as MAKRIAEKELTDRNWDQEDEGEEAGMFSIASEDVMKNRAIKKARRRNVGAEGESGGAFKAFKGFSATTGTTSFSGFGNGAGFKPLSSLTNGSVASVAPSFAGFNVPTSTKTNSGPLTFNNSTSSNPTDGDVTSNGSAPSSKEYNRQLTALNCSVRDWITKHVNDNPLCDLNPIFRDYERHLASIEKKYGSGASESKAESTSFGGEQKQLLTSGTTASVSGTSAAVNASVSGAAPQLFSFKDKDGAAADKPAAAAPPGVSFNFGQKVDSSVLGALASSGAPSFSFSSSSGVSVFGTAVSSVSPAVSSSLNAASNSQTADENGEESEEPPVPVVKEIKEKDAFYSKKCKLFYKKDGEFKEKGVGTLHLKMVAESKLQLLVRADTNLGNILLNIMVPSSMPCTRTGKNNVMVVCVPNPPVDDKNPSTPVPVLIRVKTAEDADELHRILQEKKA; from the exons ATGGCCAAGCGGATTGCTGAAAAAGAGTTGACGGACAGGAACTGGGATCAGGAAGATGAAGGCGAGGAG GCAGGAATGTTTTCAATTGCGAGTGAAGATGTGATGAAGAATCGCGCCATCAAGAAAGCCAGGCGTCGTAATGTAGGAGCAGAG GGAGAGAGTGGAGGGGCTTTCAAAGCGTTTAAGGGGTTCTCTGCGACCACAGGGACGACATCTTTCTCGGGCTTCGGTAATGGGGCTGGTTTCAAACCTCTGTCCAGCCTGACCAATGGCAGCGTAGCATCGGTGGCCCCATCCTTTGCTGGTTTTAATGTTCCCACGTCTACTAAAACTAACAGTG GTCCCTTAACGTTCAACAACTCCACCTCCTCCAACCCCACAGATGGTGATGTCACCTCTAACGGCTCCGCCCCCAGCAGTAAAGAATACAACCGGCAGCTCACCGCACTAAACTGCTCTGTGCGCGACTGGATCACCAAGCATGTCAATGACAACCCCCTGTGCGACCTCAACCCCATCTTCCGTGACTACGAGCGACACCTGGCCAGCATCGAGAAGAAATATGGCAGCGGTGCATCAGAAAGTAAGGCGGAGAGCACATCATTTGGAGGGGAGCAGAAGCAGCTTCTGACGAGTGGAACAACAGCTTCTGTTTCCGGCACGAGTGCTGCTGTGAACGCGTCTGTCAGCGGTGCAGCACCACAGCTCTTTTCATTTAAAGACAAGGATGGTGCTGCAGCAGACAAGCCAGCAGCCGCGGCTCCTCCAGGCGTCTCTTTTAATTTCGGCCAAAAGGTGGACAGCTCTGTGCTTGGCGCACTTGCGTCCAGCGGAGCACCGTCTTTCTCGTTTTCCTCCTCTTCAGGCGTGTCTGTGTTTGGAACAGCGGTCAGTAGTGTCAGTCCTGCGGTGTCGTCCTCTCTGAATGCAGCCAGCAACAGCCAGACTGCAG ATGAAAATGGGGAGGAATCAGAGGAGCCGCCCGTTCCTGTGGTGAAAGAGATCAAGGAGAAAGATGCCTTCTACTCCAAAAA GTGTAAGTTGTTTTATAAGAAGGATGGAGAGTTTAAGGAGAAGGGGGTCGGAACACTGCATCTGAAGATGGTGGCTGAGAGCAAACTTCAGCTTTTAGTGCGAGCCGACACCAACCTGG GGAACATCTTGCTGAACATCATGGTGCCCTCTTCCATGCCCTGCACACGAACTGGCAAAAACAACGTGATGGTGGTGTGCGTGCCAAACCCTCCTGTGGACGACAAGAACCCCAGCACGCCCGTCCCAGTGCTCATACGCGTGAAAACGGCAGAGGACGCAGACGAGCTGCATCGAATCCTGCAAGAGAAAAAAGCTTAA